ATTAATGCAGGGTTAGATACCTCCATTTCTAGTCGTTGGCATAAATCTCCACTTTCAAATTCACTTAATACAGTAATTGTTTCATCAATAAGCTTTCTATCTTCTTCAATATTTTTTTGTGTTTTTATAATATTTTCATTTACAACTTTTGCCATTGAAGAGAATTCATCATTACCTTTATCTTTAAGATAAACTACATCTTCTGTTTTCCTATTTAAATAATTAAAAAAGGATAAAAGACCGCTTTTAAAAGAATTCATTGATTTTATAATATTTGTTAATACATAATATGTAATTAATATTACTAGTAGAATATTTATTACTATAACCAATGTTGCAATAAAACTAAATAATTTATTTTGACTTGTAATTTCATCAGTAATGTTTTTTTCAAGCTTTAATAGTGTATCTTCTTTTGATTGAATTGTTGTTCTAAGTTCATGTATTAAACCATCTTTAGATGTTAGACCTTTTTGTTTTTCAGCTTCAACTAATGCTAAGAAGTTTTCTTTATATGTTTGTAGATTTTTTTTGTAAATAAAGAAACTAGGGTTATTTAATAATTTATTTACACTATTTTCAAATTTCTCTTTGTACTTTAAATCTCTTCTGATAATAAAATCTTTTCCATGTTTTCTTAATTCATATACATATGCTAATAATTCAAAGTTTTTTGAATCTCTCACATCTTTTTGAACTTTATGTACAGCAGATCTTAATTTACCTCTTAATCCACTATTTTTATCTAAACCTATTTTCTTCTCAATGTTTACAATGTTATGAAATTTTTTGTTGTACTCTTCAATAATTAAAAGTAAATCTACTGCACCTTTATCATTTATGCCAAGATCTTTCAAAATCTCTATTAGATGTTTTGTTTCTTGTTTTAGTTCAACAAAAGTTTCATTAAATTTTTTTTCATATTTTAGATCTAGCCTTTGAAAAAAATCTTTTTCATGCTTACGTAAAGTTAAGGTTGCTATTTCTATTTCTTCTACATGACTAAATGCGCTGTTTAGTTTTTCAACTTTTTTTTCTTTAAACTGTTGTATGCCAATAATCGTTCCAAAACAAATCATGGTTGTTACTGCCATTGCAATTAATTTATTCTTAATAGTCATAATAATCCTTATATAAGTAAATGTAATACTTTATTAAATTATTATAATAAAAAAAAATGATTTTTTTATGAGTAATTAGTCGTTTAAATATTTATTTGGCAATTAAAAGAGTTATTTTAAAAGATAATCCATTATTTATCTTAAAATATTGAATCTTTCCATCAAGGTTTTTATTAATTATAGTTTTAGCAATAAATAGTCCCATCCCTGTACCTTCTGGCTTTGTAGTAAAATATGGGTCAAATATTTTTAAAAATGTTTCATGACTTTTAATTCCACCAGCATTATCACTAATAAGTATTTCTGCTTTATTGCTAATTTTTTTTATATCTATTTTAATTTGTGGTTTTTTTATATTATTTAGAATCAAAGCATCTTTAGCATTATTTAAAATATTTAAAATTGCTTGCTGAAGTTGACCTTCAAAGTTAAATAAATATATCTCACTGGAACAATTAATCTTTACTAGAATTCTATGAAGATCAAACTCTGGAATAAGTAAACTTATCATTTGATAAATAGATTTTTCTAAATTAAACCTTTTTTTATTCTCATCATGCTTGAAAAAGTTTCTAAAGTCATCAATAGTTTGAGACATATATTTTAATTGGATATTTACTTTATCACTCCATTTTTCTATATATTCATTATCTAAATTTCCTTCAAACTCTAATTTAGAGTTTAACGTAGAAACAAGTAAAGAAGTTGTATTTAATGGCTGCCTCCAATTATGAGCAATTGAATTAAGAACTTCACCCATCGATGCTAATTTTGATTGATGAAGTAACATTTCTTCTTTTTCCCTTCTTTCTGTTACTTCATATTCGATTTTTTCTTCCAATTCCAATTGAGTACGTTTAAGTTCTGTTATAATTGAAAATGTACATACTAAACCATTTTCAAATTTTACTAATTT
The window above is part of the Arcobacter sp. CECT 8986 genome. Proteins encoded here:
- a CDS encoding methyl-accepting chemotaxis protein, with translation MTIKNKLIAMAVTTMICFGTIIGIQQFKEKKVEKLNSAFSHVEEIEIATLTLRKHEKDFFQRLDLKYEKKFNETFVELKQETKHLIEILKDLGINDKGAVDLLLIIEEYNKKFHNIVNIEKKIGLDKNSGLRGKLRSAVHKVQKDVRDSKNFELLAYVYELRKHGKDFIIRRDLKYKEKFENSVNKLLNNPSFFIYKKNLQTYKENFLALVEAEKQKGLTSKDGLIHELRTTIQSKEDTLLKLEKNITDEITSQNKLFSFIATLVIVINILLVILITYYVLTNIIKSMNSFKSGLLSFFNYLNRKTEDVVYLKDKGNDEFSSMAKVVNENIIKTQKNIEEDRKLIDETITVLSEFESGDLCQRLEMEVSNPALMELKTVLNKMAENLENNIDKILNVLEQYSQYNYLNKIDNKNLKEHLLNLANGVNNLGNSITEMLIENKSNGLTLEKSSHSLLKNVDKLNASSTEAASSLEETAAALEEITSTIRSNSESISKMTSLSNDVKKSAEQGTNLANRTASSMDEINEQVLAINEAITVIDQIAFQTNILSLNAAVEAATAGEAGKGFAVVAAEVRNLASRSAEAANEIKSLVESATLKADDGKKISQNMIEGYNQLNENINQTTSLISDVDSASKEQLLGIEQINDAITQLDRQTQENAMVASQTHDIAGTTDKIAKLVVANTDNKEFIGKNEVQTK
- a CDS encoding PAS domain-containing sensor histidine kinase → MHYLEKEYNELITKDFNAKKFVEENSIYGVWYWNLENPEEGWTSPSFWEYLGYKYEDEKQTYSEWEKLVFPDDLEMARLNARKHIADPRFTYNIVVRFIHKKGHIVWVRLKAIVIKDELGKPIRWLGIHGDITLNKSPEEEISKTSFFLKAILDSSLDSIMAFESILSKDSYEIIDFKFTLLNEAACETLKYEEKQIKNKTLKSLFPGCFKPLSDLENNSLFDIFKDVVETGEKKTIEYYFNDHGIKEWISNKLVKFENGLVCTFSIITELKRTQLELEEKIEYEVTERREKEEMLLHQSKLASMGEVLNSIAHNWRQPLNTTSLLVSTLNSKLEFEGNLDNEYIEKWSDKVNIQLKYMSQTIDDFRNFFKHDENKKRFNLEKSIYQMISLLIPEFDLHRILVKINCSSEIYLFNFEGQLQQAILNILNNAKDALILNNIKKPQIKIDIKKISNKAEILISDNAGGIKSHETFLKIFDPYFTTKPEGTGMGLFIAKTIINKNLDGKIQYFKINNGLSFKITLLIAK